A single region of the Persephonella hydrogeniphila genome encodes:
- a CDS encoding TraR/DksA family transcriptional regulator codes for MDIEKIREDLLKKKAEILESLANNNSEDLNEKSGVEDAADVVTSEMSRETLYKLSQAERETLFYIDIALKKIENGTYGVCEECGAPIGEKRLEAIPWVRLCIDCSQNEEIQKSFSNKSDDMGFYHIIPGTIEDEDTGKIPE; via the coding sequence ATGGATATCGAAAAAATAAGAGAAGACCTGTTGAAGAAGAAAGCAGAGATTTTAGAATCTCTTGCAAATAACAACAGTGAAGATCTTAACGAAAAAAGTGGGGTAGAAGATGCTGCAGATGTAGTAACATCTGAAATGAGCAGAGAAACTCTCTACAAACTCTCTCAGGCAGAGAGAGAAACATTATTTTATATAGACATTGCTCTAAAAAAGATAGAAAACGGAACCTACGGTGTATGTGAGGAATGTGGAGCCCCAATTGGAGAAAAAAGACTTGAAGCTATTCCATGGGTCAGATTATGTATAGATTGCAGCCAGAATGAAGAGATACAAAAATCTTTTTCTAATAAATCTGATGATATGGGATTTTACCATATAATACCCGGGACAATAGAGGACGAGGATACAGGAAAAATACCAGAATAA
- the lspA gene encoding signal peptidase II, with amino-acid sequence MDRKFSIFLIIFISVVFLDLITKEIAVRFLSSVGRISVIPGFFDLTLVWNRGAAFGILGEAPEIIRKLVLIGASSIAAIVTVIYSYKKRFSLSYWEIVFLALIAGGAVGNLYDRIFIGAVRDFLDFYIKNYHWPAFNIADSAISIGIFGFIIYEIFFRKKS; translated from the coding sequence ATGGACAGAAAATTTTCTATCTTTTTAATAATTTTTATCTCAGTTGTTTTCTTAGACTTAATAACAAAAGAGATAGCGGTAAGGTTTCTGTCCAGCGTAGGCAGAATTTCTGTAATTCCGGGGTTTTTTGATCTCACTCTTGTATGGAACAGAGGAGCAGCATTTGGAATTTTAGGCGAAGCTCCAGAGATTATAAGAAAACTTGTGCTGATTGGTGCTTCTTCTATCGCTGCAATAGTGACAGTGATCTACTCCTACAAAAAAAGATTTTCTCTTTCTTACTGGGAAATTGTATTTCTTGCCTTAATAGCAGGAGGAGCTGTAGGTAATCTATACGATAGAATATTTATTGGTGCAGTCAGAGATTTCTTAGATTTTTATATAAAAAATTACCACTGGCCTGCCTTTAACATAGCTGATTCTGCTATCTCAATAGGAATTTTCGGTTTTATTATCTACGAAATCTTCTTTAGGAAAAAGTCCTGA
- the secA gene encoding preprotein translocase subunit SecA, producing MIGYVFKKIFGTKNEREIKKIQPIVQKVNQIEEEFDQLSNKDLREKSLKLIEKVRTDKELSDAITRGEVVDILPEAFALVKEAAKRTLGLRPFDVQLIGAVALHKGNVAEMKTGEGKTLVASIAIYLNALTGKGVHLVTVNDYLAKRDAVWMGAIYKFLGLDVGVINTNQQSFKVEWVDEEKFNEAIEKDMRVWPKGYKGELLPSEMYNIEARKNFFTHAVDTERKQAYEADITYGTNNEFGFDYLRDNMVFSIDQVVQVKGHHYAIVDEVDSILIDEARTPLIISGPSGEDVSIYYTADAFVKTLIPEEDYIVDEKNKTAVLTEKGAEKAEKYFNLENLYDPKNIDILHAITQSLRANSLFHRDVDYVVKDGQVIIVDEFTGRLMPGRRWSDGLHQAIEAKEGVKIEAENQTLASITFQNYFRMYDKLAGMTGTAETEAEEFKEIYGLDVLVIPTNKPVIRKDYPDLVYKTKKEKFDAALKEIEELHKQGRPILVGTASIETSEQLSALLKKKGIKHHVLNAKHHEKEAEIIAQAGRIGAVTIATNMAGRGTDILLGGNPEFLAKEILRKKGLTPEEATEEQFKEALKEAQKITAEEKKKVIELGGLAVIGTERHESRRIDNQLRGRAGRQGDPGSSRFYLSLEDDLLRLFGGDKLKSLMDRLKIPEGEPIESSMVTKAIENAQKRIEGQNFQIRKRLLEFDDVMNRQRQVVYALRRDILEGANLKEELNQWLYDVALFYIDKYAPAEQYQEKWDFDELEKTFKEWLNVDIKIPRDKEWDRKELEEFIFSEIEKVYSRKEEYYGSGLMREFERYITLQVLDNLWKEHLHLLDRLRESVYLRGYAQRDPLVEYKKESFNLFEDMMFRMKQHTLEYLFKTDITSEEEVEEEKKKFEEETQKLLEEAELSTEEEKPKKKKKKAIKYKNRIERRKKKKSK from the coding sequence ATGATTGGATATGTGTTTAAAAAAATATTCGGAACTAAAAATGAAAGGGAAATTAAAAAAATACAGCCTATAGTCCAGAAAGTAAACCAGATAGAAGAAGAGTTTGACCAACTATCAAACAAAGATTTAAGGGAAAAAAGCTTAAAACTGATCGAGAAGGTAAGAACAGATAAAGAGTTAAGTGATGCAATAACAAGAGGAGAAGTTGTTGATATACTTCCTGAAGCTTTTGCCCTTGTTAAAGAAGCTGCAAAAAGAACCCTCGGTCTTAGACCTTTTGATGTCCAGCTTATCGGTGCTGTAGCTCTCCACAAGGGAAATGTTGCCGAGATGAAAACTGGTGAAGGAAAAACTCTTGTAGCCTCAATTGCTATATACCTCAATGCCCTTACAGGAAAAGGCGTTCATCTTGTAACAGTAAATGATTATCTGGCAAAAAGAGATGCCGTATGGATGGGAGCTATTTATAAATTTCTTGGGCTTGATGTCGGCGTTATAAACACAAACCAGCAATCATTCAAAGTGGAATGGGTTGATGAAGAAAAGTTCAATGAAGCCATCGAAAAAGATATGAGGGTCTGGCCTAAAGGGTACAAAGGAGAGCTTCTTCCATCAGAGATGTACAATATTGAAGCCCGTAAAAACTTTTTCACACATGCTGTCGACACAGAAAGAAAACAGGCTTACGAAGCTGATATAACATACGGGACAAATAATGAGTTTGGTTTTGACTATCTCAGAGATAATATGGTTTTTTCCATAGACCAGGTTGTACAGGTAAAAGGACATCATTATGCAATAGTTGACGAAGTCGACTCTATACTTATAGATGAAGCAAGAACCCCACTGATAATATCTGGACCATCAGGAGAAGATGTTTCAATCTATTACACAGCAGATGCTTTTGTAAAAACCCTTATTCCTGAAGAAGATTACATAGTTGATGAGAAAAATAAAACTGCTGTTTTAACAGAAAAAGGTGCAGAAAAAGCAGAAAAATACTTCAACTTAGAGAATCTGTATGACCCAAAAAATATAGATATACTACACGCAATCACCCAATCTCTCAGGGCAAACTCATTGTTCCACAGAGACGTAGATTACGTCGTAAAAGACGGTCAGGTTATCATTGTTGACGAGTTTACAGGTCGTCTAATGCCAGGAAGAAGATGGTCAGACGGTCTCCATCAGGCTATAGAGGCAAAAGAAGGAGTAAAAATAGAAGCAGAAAACCAGACGCTTGCCTCAATAACATTCCAGAACTACTTTAGAATGTACGATAAACTTGCAGGAATGACAGGAACTGCAGAAACAGAAGCCGAAGAGTTTAAAGAGATTTACGGTCTTGATGTTCTTGTTATCCCAACAAACAAACCGGTCATAAGAAAAGATTATCCAGACCTTGTCTATAAAACAAAAAAAGAGAAGTTTGATGCAGCACTAAAAGAGATAGAAGAACTACATAAACAGGGAAGACCAATACTTGTCGGTACTGCATCTATTGAAACATCAGAACAGTTATCGGCTCTTTTGAAGAAAAAAGGAATAAAGCACCACGTTCTGAACGCAAAGCATCATGAAAAAGAAGCAGAAATCATAGCACAGGCAGGAAGAATAGGAGCTGTTACAATTGCTACGAATATGGCAGGTAGAGGAACAGACATACTACTTGGCGGAAACCCAGAATTTTTAGCAAAAGAGATACTCAGGAAAAAAGGTTTAACTCCTGAAGAAGCTACAGAAGAACAGTTCAAAGAGGCTTTGAAAGAGGCACAAAAAATAACAGCAGAGGAAAAGAAAAAAGTAATTGAGTTGGGAGGACTTGCTGTTATTGGTACAGAAAGACACGAGTCCAGAAGGATAGATAACCAGCTGAGAGGTAGGGCTGGAAGACAGGGAGACCCTGGTTCTTCAAGATTTTATCTTTCACTTGAGGATGACCTATTGAGACTTTTTGGAGGAGATAAACTAAAATCCCTTATGGATAGATTAAAGATACCTGAAGGAGAACCTATAGAAAGCTCAATGGTAACAAAAGCGATAGAAAATGCACAGAAAAGGATAGAAGGACAGAACTTCCAGATAAGGAAAAGGCTGTTGGAATTTGATGATGTAATGAATAGACAAAGACAGGTTGTTTATGCGCTGAGAAGGGATATTCTTGAAGGGGCAAATCTAAAAGAAGAGCTTAATCAATGGCTTTACGATGTGGCTCTTTTCTATATAGATAAATACGCTCCAGCTGAACAGTATCAGGAAAAATGGGATTTTGACGAGTTAGAAAAGACATTTAAAGAATGGTTAAATGTAGATATAAAAATACCGAGAGACAAAGAATGGGACAGAAAAGAGTTAGAAGAGTTTATATTTTCAGAAATAGAAAAAGTCTACAGCAGGAAAGAGGAGTATTACGGCTCCGGTCTTATGAGAGAGTTTGAAAGATACATAACACTACAGGTTCTTGATAATCTGTGGAAAGAACACCTGCACCTACTTGATAGACTGAGAGAAAGCGTATACCTCAGAGGTTATGCACAGAGAGACCCTCTGGTAGAATACAAAAAGGAATCGTTTAATCTGTTTGAAGATATGATGTTCAGAATGAAACAACACACCTTAGAGTATCTATTTAAAACAGATATTACTTCAGAAGAGGAAGTAGAAGAAGAAAAGAAAAAATTTGAAGAAGAAACTCAAAAACTTCTTGAAGAAGCTGAACTCTCAACAGAAGAAGAAAAACCTAAGAAAAAGAAGAAAAAAGCAATAAAATATAAAAACAGAATAGAAAGAAGAAAGAAAAAAAAGTCTAAGTAG
- a CDS encoding protoglobin domain-containing protein — translation MESFEQIKKDFEFRDDDVKNILKLRPVMENYKEEFIERFYEFIFRFPEAGKYLKTEEIIKRHQSKLREWYDDLFSGEYDYAYFHRLYRIGEKHVEIGLPTHYVNASFNFIRRFFIEKINQEFGLSEERNALVASIGKLLDINLDVLTAAYREEELSRYQIMTKFEKTLFVTAKRFSDMLDFALVGALILVSFFVLGLFVYDIYQLVFGIVPIDKGILMTLGTLLVLWAVSELMQEEIKHLKGGGFAIGAFIGVALAAIIRKILIVSLSAEKAIELLSYGAIVLALGIVYWLLKKK, via the coding sequence ATGGAAAGTTTCGAACAGATTAAAAAGGATTTTGAGTTTAGAGATGATGATGTGAAAAACATTTTAAAACTCAGACCTGTAATGGAAAATTACAAAGAAGAGTTTATAGAAAGATTCTACGAGTTTATATTCCGCTTTCCAGAAGCAGGAAAGTATTTAAAGACTGAAGAGATCATCAAAAGACATCAATCAAAATTGAGAGAGTGGTACGATGATCTTTTTTCTGGAGAGTATGATTATGCTTATTTCCATAGACTTTATAGAATAGGTGAAAAACACGTAGAAATAGGCCTTCCAACACACTATGTTAATGCATCTTTTAATTTTATAAGGAGATTTTTTATAGAAAAAATCAATCAGGAATTTGGTCTGTCTGAAGAAAGAAATGCCCTTGTTGCTTCAATTGGAAAACTACTTGATATAAACCTTGATGTCTTAACTGCAGCTTACAGGGAAGAAGAACTAAGCAGATACCAGATAATGACAAAATTTGAAAAGACGCTGTTTGTAACAGCAAAAAGATTTTCAGACATGCTTGACTTTGCACTTGTAGGGGCTTTGATACTGGTTTCTTTCTTTGTTCTCGGCCTATTTGTTTACGATATTTACCAGCTTGTTTTCGGTATAGTTCCTATAGATAAAGGTATTCTTATGACCCTCGGTACGCTCCTTGTACTGTGGGCTGTTTCTGAGCTTATGCAGGAAGAGATAAAACACCTGAAAGGCGGAGGCTTTGCGATAGGAGCTTTTATAGGTGTTGCTCTCGCAGCAATTATCAGAAAAATATTGATAGTTTCCTTATCTGCAGAAAAAGCTATTGAACTTTTGAGCTATGGAGCTATAGTATTAGCTCTTGGAATAGTTTACTGGTTACTAAAGAAAAAATAA
- a CDS encoding IGHMBP2 family helicase codes for MKLRFKDKYDYTSYWEDLVELERDAEREFHLKEITALSGKEREKKGRAILGLKAAFLGTIVGDFIVYRFYREDMPDHQINIGDVVLVSRKHPLRDGIEGTVFEKGKNFITVVFSQKLPSGKKWRIDLFVNDITFKRMLGTLEFFEKGYSLFDEDIVLGHKKPEVCEKEIEFFNSELNDFQKEAVKKAVCSPQLFLIHGPPGTGKTTTLLEIIQQHVRLGYKILATADSNTAVDNIVEGLIKRGVNVVRIGHPARLKKELLDVSIDAKVESHPKYQQIKNIEKKIQKLRNLQESYKKPIPQKRRGLSYDEITRYAKAGKKVRGHKIETLRSMAEWIRLQKNIQKLVNQKKNIEDQIVEDILENAEVVCATNSGAGSDFLFEDIFDVIFIDEASQSTEPSCLIPLIKGKKAVLAGDHKQLPPTVLHPKAKGLTFTMFERFVKIYPDCAYMLRIQYRMNDLIKEFSSKEFYNGELISAENVKDRKLSDITGIEGSTPVTDDTPVVFIDTGGKFLEQQKKGSRSKYNPQEAQTVKEIVKQLKDVGVNPEDIGVITPYKDHEEYLKKIIPDVETKTVDGFQGREKEVIIISLVRSNPDEEIGFLDDLRRLNVALTRAKRKLIVVGDEKTLSSNEVYKRFIQFVKEKGKFVSVEDIKPVKTVK; via the coding sequence GTGAAGCTTAGATTTAAGGATAAATACGATTATACAAGTTACTGGGAAGATCTCGTTGAACTTGAGAGAGATGCAGAGAGAGAATTTCATCTGAAAGAAATAACAGCCCTTTCAGGAAAAGAAAGGGAAAAAAAAGGAAGAGCTATCCTTGGATTAAAAGCTGCATTTCTTGGAACCATAGTTGGAGATTTTATCGTTTACAGGTTTTACAGAGAAGATATGCCTGATCATCAGATAAATATAGGAGATGTTGTTCTTGTAAGCAGGAAACATCCATTGAGAGATGGAATAGAAGGAACAGTATTTGAAAAAGGAAAAAATTTCATTACCGTTGTATTCTCTCAAAAGCTTCCATCAGGGAAAAAATGGAGGATTGACCTTTTCGTAAACGATATAACATTCAAAAGAATGCTGGGAACACTTGAGTTTTTCGAAAAAGGCTACTCACTTTTTGATGAAGATATAGTTCTTGGGCATAAAAAACCTGAAGTCTGTGAAAAAGAGATAGAATTTTTTAACAGTGAACTTAATGACTTCCAGAAAGAAGCAGTAAAAAAAGCCGTATGTAGTCCACAGCTTTTTCTTATTCATGGCCCACCGGGGACGGGAAAAACAACAACTCTGTTAGAAATAATCCAGCAACATGTCAGACTTGGGTATAAGATACTCGCAACAGCAGACAGTAATACAGCAGTAGACAATATAGTGGAAGGTCTCATAAAAAGAGGTGTAAACGTTGTAAGAATAGGCCATCCTGCAAGACTTAAGAAAGAACTTCTTGATGTTTCTATAGATGCGAAAGTTGAATCACATCCAAAATATCAGCAGATAAAAAACATCGAGAAAAAAATACAAAAATTGAGAAATCTTCAGGAAAGCTATAAAAAGCCCATTCCCCAAAAGAGAAGGGGGCTAAGTTATGATGAAATTACCAGATACGCAAAAGCTGGGAAAAAAGTAAGAGGACACAAGATAGAAACCCTCAGGAGTATGGCAGAATGGATAAGACTCCAGAAAAATATTCAGAAGTTAGTAAACCAGAAAAAAAATATAGAAGATCAGATAGTAGAAGATATATTAGAAAATGCAGAGGTAGTTTGTGCAACGAACTCTGGAGCCGGTTCTGACTTTTTATTTGAGGATATATTTGATGTTATTTTTATAGACGAAGCATCACAATCAACAGAACCATCCTGTCTTATTCCACTTATAAAGGGAAAAAAAGCAGTTCTTGCAGGAGACCACAAACAGCTTCCTCCTACAGTTCTACACCCTAAGGCTAAAGGTTTAACTTTTACAATGTTTGAGAGATTTGTCAAAATATATCCAGATTGTGCATACATGCTTAGAATACAGTACAGGATGAATGATCTTATAAAAGAGTTTTCTTCAAAAGAGTTTTATAATGGAGAGCTTATATCTGCAGAAAATGTAAAAGATAGAAAACTTTCTGATATTACAGGAATAGAAGGCTCAACACCAGTAACAGACGATACACCAGTTGTTTTTATAGATACAGGAGGAAAATTCCTTGAACAACAAAAAAAGGGGAGTAGATCAAAATATAACCCTCAGGAAGCACAAACTGTTAAAGAAATAGTTAAACAGCTTAAAGATGTAGGAGTAAACCCTGAGGATATAGGAGTTATCACTCCTTATAAAGACCACGAAGAGTATCTGAAGAAAATTATCCCTGATGTAGAAACAAAAACCGTTGATGGATTTCAGGGGAGAGAAAAGGAAGTAATTATAATCTCCCTTGTACGCTCAAATCCTGATGAAGAGATAGGATTTTTAGATGATCTGAGAAGATTAAATGTAGCTCTAACTAGAGCCAAAAGAAAACTTATTGTGGTTGGAGATGAAAAAACTTTGTCTTCAAATGAAGTTTACAAAAGGTTTATCCAATTTGTGAAGGAAAAAGGAAAGTTTGTTTCTGTAGAAGATATAAAACCTGTAAAAACAGTGAAATAA
- a CDS encoding YIP1 family protein: MLKVLIKPDYWKYIFKDGKTGWHYLAKYGLSFALIGPILSFFSLTSQSNYSMQKALLYSTTTYFMDILMIIIFSYTISKILKKDLNQILKFYTVVNIPIWISDVVDIYQPLRILSNVGLIYSFYVLWTGSGFVTIKKYYFFIAIFHILLYIINAFLSELIATNPILKALLM; this comes from the coding sequence ATGCTTAAAGTACTAATTAAACCAGACTACTGGAAATATATATTTAAAGACGGAAAAACAGGATGGCATTATCTGGCAAAATACGGCTTATCTTTTGCTCTAATAGGACCCATTTTATCCTTTTTCAGTTTAACATCCCAGTCTAACTATTCCATGCAAAAGGCACTTTTATATTCTACAACTACATATTTTATGGATATCCTTATGATTATTATCTTTTCATACACTATCTCAAAAATTCTAAAAAAAGATCTAAACCAGATACTAAAATTTTATACTGTAGTTAATATTCCTATATGGATCTCAGATGTTGTAGATATATATCAGCCGCTTAGAATATTAAGCAATGTGGGTCTTATTTACAGTTTTTATGTTTTATGGACAGGTAGCGGGTTTGTAACTATAAAAAAATACTATTTCTTTATCGCAATTTTCCATATTCTTCTGTATATCATCAATGCATTTTTATCAGAACTTATAGCAACAAATCCAATACTGAAAGCCTTATTAATGTAA
- the cas6 gene encoding CRISPR-associated endoribonuclease Cas6, producing the protein MRLKLTFHTDKEYISLPLHHNTTLQGMFYKSLPPPLSEFLHEIGFFYNGRRFKLFTFSKINSEKFVILNGKKGKRVKYKSPITIQISSGIPDITKNWGETFLKKHKITLGKNELYLESIEVVPQPKFSEDMIIRTLAPITVYRTFQDEKKYYRYYSPDEEEFEELIRENLRKKYEILTGNTLNEFKIEIKPKGKVRKVLFKYKDFPIEGYEGKFIIKTDPELFKKVYDTGLGAKNSQGFGMVEVMSENKKKISLYK; encoded by the coding sequence ATGAGACTAAAACTTACATTCCACACAGACAAAGAATATATATCTCTACCGCTTCATCATAATACTACTCTTCAGGGTATGTTTTACAAAAGTTTACCTCCTCCCCTCTCGGAATTTTTGCACGAAATAGGTTTTTTTTATAACGGAAGACGTTTCAAACTATTCACATTTTCAAAAATAAATTCAGAAAAATTTGTTATTCTAAATGGAAAAAAAGGTAAGAGAGTAAAGTATAAAAGTCCTATCACTATACAAATCTCTTCAGGAATCCCTGATATCACAAAAAATTGGGGAGAAACATTTTTAAAAAAACACAAAATAACTTTAGGAAAAAACGAACTTTATCTTGAATCTATAGAAGTAGTTCCTCAACCTAAATTTTCAGAAGATATGATAATCAGAACCTTAGCCCCAATAACTGTGTATAGAACATTTCAGGATGAGAAAAAGTACTATAGATACTACTCTCCAGATGAAGAAGAATTTGAAGAACTAATCAGAGAAAATTTAAGGAAAAAATACGAAATTTTAACAGGAAACACGCTGAATGAATTTAAAATAGAAATAAAGCCAAAAGGAAAAGTAAGAAAAGTTCTGTTCAAATATAAAGATTTTCCTATAGAAGGCTATGAAGGCAAGTTTATAATAAAAACAGATCCAGAACTTTTTAAAAAAGTCTACGATACAGGCTTAGGGGCGAAGAACTCACAGGGTTTCGGAATGGTAGAGGTTATGTCAGAAAATAAGAAAAAGATAAGTTTATATAAATAA
- the cas10 gene encoding type III-A CRISPR-associated protein Cas10/Csm1, producing the protein MQEIEKIALAGLLHDIGKFYQRAKNPQCKYNQNEFKYAHACLSYQWILENKDLLGKPLNIDIEEIAKIASKHHNPTKDKNLEKIMQLADWFSSAEREKVLEDEIDYLHSVFERVSFEEEVNEDFKYYGYYKLKPLSLDKDTIFPESMEGFFEGKKVKLIDREGRTIEDKLGKYEELFNQFQSELQIIKNFQGRQAFNFIYYLLQKYLWCIPASTFDREKLRNHYPDISLFDHSRVLSAVASVIYDYHTKTKEPLDFSYLEKKDFFLLVEGNISGIQKFIYNIGKIQGIENFSISKALRGRSFLVSLIPEIISRYILKKLGYTITNLLYSGGGKFQILVANTNENIRSIQDIEKELEEYFYKNYGGELGIVLSYLPFSGRYLTGKDGKSYAHVIEKNQIELDKKKKRKFSKFLIKDLKDSKYICPSCKTMPVDKENDLCSLCKISNDIGSKIPKIKYIVFENKLLKDVKEVDLETFGKAYLVTEEEINKFKNAEEILILNSTEFDKNNGFKFLGNTVPVINRNNIEFFRNLEIDKEKANKLKEGQVLEFKYLAELAQGDKKLGVFRADVDNLGLIFSDGLKRKTEEESDRYTISRIATLSRMLDLFFSGYINTLAKEISKEYLKNNKIENFTNINSLIYIVYSGGDDLFITAPYDIAIEFAQKLRENFYEYTCKNLNFGLSGGIFITSATIPIHLSAKYSKNLESKSKKTFYKKSNELYFKDSISIFNKTYKWKEFKGKSSLENLVEKEPEELLSNIGLSERANLVFFDTINELSREFLKYKDQISRSFFYKLREYYEVYVKNGKYINAGIYPKIYYQIARNFKDNKDKNVRNFLEELLIKGGYKKNGKVMLEKEDVIKNLDVITSLVLMKIRGGI; encoded by the coding sequence ATGCAAGAGATAGAAAAAATAGCCCTTGCAGGACTTTTGCATGATATTGGAAAATTTTATCAAAGGGCTAAAAATCCACAATGTAAATATAATCAAAATGAATTTAAATATGCCCATGCTTGTCTCTCTTACCAATGGATTTTAGAAAATAAAGATTTATTAGGAAAGCCTTTAAACATTGATATAGAAGAAATAGCAAAAATTGCATCAAAACATCATAATCCTACAAAAGATAAAAATTTAGAAAAAATAATGCAATTGGCAGATTGGTTTTCTTCTGCGGAAAGAGAAAAAGTTCTTGAAGATGAAATTGATTATTTACACTCTGTTTTTGAAAGAGTTTCTTTTGAAGAAGAAGTCAATGAAGATTTTAAATATTATGGATACTACAAGTTAAAGCCACTTTCCTTAGATAAAGATACAATATTCCCTGAGTCAATGGAAGGTTTTTTTGAAGGAAAAAAGGTTAAGCTAATAGATAGAGAAGGAAGAACTATTGAAGACAAACTCGGAAAGTATGAAGAACTTTTTAACCAATTCCAAAGTGAACTTCAAATTATAAAAAATTTTCAAGGGAGACAAGCTTTTAATTTTATATATTATCTTTTACAAAAATATTTGTGGTGTATTCCAGCCTCCACTTTTGATAGAGAAAAGTTAAGAAATCATTATCCTGATATTTCTCTTTTTGACCATTCAAGAGTTTTATCTGCTGTTGCTTCAGTAATTTACGACTATCATACTAAAACTAAAGAACCACTTGATTTTTCCTATTTAGAAAAGAAAGATTTTTTTCTTTTAGTAGAAGGAAATATTTCAGGAATACAAAAATTTATATATAACATCGGAAAAATCCAAGGAATAGAAAATTTCTCTATCTCAAAAGCACTTAGAGGAAGATCATTTTTAGTTTCATTAATTCCTGAAATTATATCAAGATATATACTCAAAAAGCTTGGGTATACCATAACAAACCTTCTTTATAGTGGTGGTGGAAAATTCCAAATTTTAGTGGCAAATACTAATGAAAATATAAGGAGTATTCAAGATATAGAAAAAGAATTAGAAGAATATTTTTATAAAAATTATGGTGGTGAACTAGGAATTGTGCTGTCTTATCTGCCTTTTTCTGGAAGATATTTAACTGGTAAAGATGGAAAAAGTTATGCTCATGTAATAGAAAAAAATCAAATTGAATTAGATAAGAAGAAAAAGAGAAAATTTTCAAAATTTTTAATTAAAGATTTAAAAGATTCAAAATATATTTGTCCTTCTTGCAAAACAATGCCTGTAGATAAAGAAAATGATTTATGCTCATTATGTAAAATATCGAACGATATTGGAAGCAAAATACCCAAAATTAAGTATATTGTTTTTGAAAATAAATTACTTAAAGATGTTAAAGAAGTTGATTTAGAAACTTTTGGAAAAGCTTATTTAGTTACAGAAGAAGAAATAAATAAATTTAAAAATGCTGAAGAAATATTAATTTTAAACTCTACAGAATTTGATAAAAACAACGGATTTAAATTCTTAGGAAATACCGTTCCAGTAATAAATAGAAACAACATTGAATTTTTTAGAAACTTAGAAATAGATAAAGAAAAAGCCAATAAATTAAAAGAAGGGCAAGTTTTAGAGTTTAAATATCTTGCAGAACTTGCACAAGGAGATAAAAAATTAGGAGTCTTTAGGGCTGATGTTGATAATTTAGGCTTAATTTTTAGCGATGGTTTAAAAAGAAAAACAGAAGAAGAGTCAGATAGATACACTATATCAAGAATAGCAACTTTAAGTAGAATGCTTGATTTATTCTTTTCCGGATATATAAATACATTAGCAAAAGAAATTTCAAAAGAATATTTAAAGAATAATAAAATAGAAAATTTTACAAATATAAATTCCTTAATCTACATCGTTTATTCAGGAGGAGATGATTTATTTATAACTGCTCCTTATGATATAGCCATAGAATTTGCCCAAAAACTTAGAGAAAATTTTTATGAATATACTTGTAAAAACTTAAATTTTGGATTATCTGGAGGGATTTTTATAACATCAGCAACAATACCAATACATTTATCTGCTAAATATTCGAAAAATTTAGAAAGTAAATCCAAAAAAACTTTTTATAAAAAAAGCAATGAACTTTATTTTAAAGATAGTATTTCAATTTTTAATAAAACTTATAAATGGAAAGAGTTTAAAGGCAAAAGTTCCCTTGAAAATTTGGTGGAAAAGGAGCCTGAAGAACTTTTATCGAACATTGGTTTATCCGAAAGGGCAAATCTTGTTTTCTTTGATACCATTAATGAGCTATCTCGTGAATTTTTAAAATATAAAGATCAAATCTCAAGAAGTTTTTTCTATAAGCTACGGGAATATTATGAAGTTTATGTCAAAAATGGAAAATATATAAATGCAGGTATTTATCCAAAAATTTATTATCAGATTGCAAGAAATTTTAAAGATAACAAAGATAAAAATGTCAGAAATTTCCTCGAAGAATTGTTAATAAAAGGAGGATATAAAAAAAATGGAAAAGTCATGCTTGAAAAAGAAGATGTAATTAAAAATTTAGATGTAATAACTTCACTAGTATTAATGAAAATACGAGGAGGAATTTAA